A genomic region of Zea mays cultivar B73 chromosome 6, Zm-B73-REFERENCE-NAM-5.0, whole genome shotgun sequence contains the following coding sequences:
- the LOC103629661 gene encoding aluminum-activated malate transporter 12 — translation MGMLASALSSFNKKSTLLQMLTSLAKTVGRIPASWGRHAWSIGSEDPRRAVHALKAGTALTLVSLLYILEPFFQGIGKNAMWAVMTVVVVLEFTAGATICKGLNRGLGTVLAGCLALLIELVAAGTGKVLRAFIVGASVFIVGFAATYTRFFPAIKKSYDYGVLIFLLTFNLITVSSYRQQDVVSLTRDRLSTIAIGCAICLFMSLLVLPNWSGEDLHSSTVGKFQGLATSIEACVNEYFRDQDEGDDVLGKQEARASIQIGYRAVLDSKSSDETLAHYASWEPRHSMHCYSYPWQKYVKLGSVLRHFAYTVAALHGCLESEVQTPPSVRSLFRGPCTRVAREVAKVLQELAASIKHHRRCAPDVLSDHLHEALQDLNSAIRSQPRLFLGSKHACAANKRVLLMELNSGSGKLSASRAALRSFKTDATALSETRNARSDQPPPPSDRSERSGGLLRPTLSKIAITSLEFSEALPFAAFASLLVEMVVRLELVIEEVKNLERVANFRELATGHNHLIVDLGSKEKTRNSNAAALHPVSAAAE, via the exons ATGGGGATGCTGGCTTCTGCTCTGAGTTCTTTCAACAAGAAAAGCACGTTGTTGCAGATGCTTACCTCACTGGCGAAGACAGTAGGCAGGATTCCAGCTTCGTGGGGGAGACATGCGTGGAGCATCGGAAGCGAAGATCCAAGGAGAGCGGTCCATGCTCTCAAGGCTGGGACGGCTCTCACGCTGGTGTCCCTCCTGTACATACTCGAGCCTTTCTTCCAAGGGATCGGAAAGAACGCAATGTGGGCTGTCATGACCGTAGTCGTCGTGCTCGAATTCACTGCAG GAGCAACCATATGCAAAGGGCTGAATAGAGGGCTGGGAACAGTGCTGGCAGGCTGTCTAGCACTTCTCATCGAGCTCGTAGCAGCCGGAACCGGGAAGGTTCTGCGCGCTTTCATCGTGGGGGCTTCGGTGTTCATAGTAG GATTTGCCGCCACATATACCAGATTCTTCCCAGCGATCAAGAAGAGCTACGACTACGGTGTGCTGATCTTCCTCCTGACCTTCAACCTGATCACGGTGTCAAGCTACCGGCAGCAGGACGTGGTGTCGTTGACGAGAGACCGCCTGAGTACTATCGCCATTGGCTGCGCGATATGCCTGTTCATGAGTCTCTTGGTGTTGCCCAACTGGTCCGGAGAAGACCTCCACAGTAGCACCGTTGGCAAATTCCAAGGATTGGCGACGTCAATTGAAG CTTGTGTGAATGAGTATTTCCGAGACCAGGATGAAGGCGACGACGTTCTTGGCAAGCAGGAAGCAAGAGCTTCCATTCAGATCGGCTATAGAGCAGTCTTGGACTCAAAGTCCAGTGATGAGACCCTA GCACACTATGCGAGCTGGGAGCCAAGACACTCGATGCATTGTTACAGCTACCCATGGCAGAAGTACGTGAAGCTCGGGTCCGTGCTCAGGCACTTCGCCTACACGGTTGCTGCACTTCATGGGTgtctggaatctgaggttcag ACTCCGCCGTCCGTGAGATCGCTGTTCCGAGGCCCATGCACAAGAGTTGCACGAGAAGTAGCCAAGGTCCTGCAGGAGCTTGCAGCGAGCATAAAGCATCACCGGCGGTGCGCCCCCGACGTGCTCTCCGACCATCTCCACGAAGCGCTGCAGGATCTGAACTCCGCCATCAGGTCACAGCCGCGGCTCTTCCTCGGCTCCAAGCACGCGTGCGCCGCCAACAAGCGGGTGCTGCTGATGGAACTGAACTCCGGGTCCGGGAAGCTTTCCGCGTCGAGAGCAGCTCTTCGCTCGTTCAAGACCGACGCGACAGCGCTGTCCGAGACGAGGAACGCCCGGTCAGACcaaccgccgccgccgtcggATCGCAGCGAGAGGAGCGGCGGCTTGCTGCGGCCGACGCTCAGCAAGATCGCCATCACGAGCCTCGAGTTCTCCGAGGCGCTGCCGTTCGCCGCGTTCGCGTCGCTGCTGGTGGAGATGGTGGTGCGGCTGGAGCTGGTGATAGAGGAAGTGAAGAACCTGGAGCGGGTTGCGAACTTCAGAGAGCTCGCTACTGGGCATAATCACCTGATCGTCGATCTCGGTAGCAAGGAGAAGACGAGGAACAGTAATGCTGCGGCGTTACACCCTGTTTCTGCTGCAGCTGAATGA